The region CAAGGGCGAAACGTTTATCAGACGGGATTAGAGCAATGGCACAGCTCTGGAAAAATGGTGAATTTGTAGACGACGCCTGGCAGCGGCTGGCTGATGACGAAGCGCTGCCGAATGGTGGGCAGGCACTCGTTTCGCGGACGCGATGGCTTGCTGAGCGGGAGAGCCTCAAGGCTGCGGGTAGTATCGGCCTTTATCTGACAGCTGGTGAAGAACTGGAAGGTCTTGAAGAGGACCTGGACCTTTTCCCGGTCATCGCACTGGATTTCCCGAAATTCAGCGATGGTCGCTCATTCTCGGTTGC is a window of Coralliovum pocilloporae DNA encoding:
- a CDS encoding DUF934 domain-containing protein, which encodes MAQLWKNGEFVDDAWQRLADDEALPNGGQALVSRTRWLAERESLKAAGSIGLYLTAGEELEGLEEDLDLFPVIALDFPKFSDGRSFSVARLLREKCDFKGEIRAYGEVLIDQIAYMYRCGFSTMEVTHEPTRKSLVNGDVPMVNLFMQPAIGDEEKAGKRAWARRPTS